A section of the Rhodothermus profundi genome encodes:
- a CDS encoding tetratricopeptide repeat protein, which yields MKQRAIWFARNEQAEALERAGRKAEALALYEANVREGCDLSFTYERVGALYEEQGKLEQALEAFEQARKIEQKRGPSKRLVQLGRRVEALQRRLHEQKPQKGRAQPGASVTDSRQTGRSQRAAAAAPRRKGCLGAWVLVMLGAGGLLGWLG from the coding sequence TGCCCGTAATGAACAGGCGGAAGCACTGGAGCGGGCAGGCCGCAAGGCCGAGGCGCTGGCGCTTTACGAGGCAAATGTGCGAGAAGGTTGCGATCTGAGTTTTACTTACGAGCGCGTCGGGGCGCTTTATGAGGAGCAGGGTAAGCTGGAACAGGCCCTGGAAGCCTTTGAGCAGGCCCGTAAGATTGAGCAGAAGCGCGGGCCCAGCAAACGGCTGGTCCAACTGGGGCGGCGCGTGGAAGCCTTGCAGCGCCGGCTGCATGAGCAAAAACCGCAAAAAGGAAGGGCGCAGCCCGGAGCATCGGTAACCGATTCCAGGCAGACCGGGCGATCGCAGCGTGCGGCAGCCGCGGCCCCGCGGCGTAAAGGCTGTTTGGGCGCGTGGGTACTGGTCATGCTGGGAGCAGGTGGGTTGCTCGGATGGCTGGGATAA